In Alkalihalobacillus sp. FSL W8-0930, a single window of DNA contains:
- a CDS encoding SMP-30/gluconolactonase/LRE family protein, with translation MKAEIIWNSKAKLGEGPFWDEKQHVLHWVDIDGCKLNTYSPNEKENTQLSFGQKVTAVVKRKKGGYILAMTDGLYLFDADRLEKVASPEKVVPNHRFNDGKCDPAGRFWAGTMVMEGSEKDAALYRLNTDYTCDKVIDHVQISNGLAWDMKHSRMYYIDTPTQQIVSYHYDVESGEIHGKEVVYTFPKSEGSPDGMTIDQDGMLWVAMYNGWQVIQVNPFTKETIQSVEVGAKCVTSCAFGGEDYQTLYITTASSDDENDPHGGALFAVDTQSKGFKPDEFAG, from the coding sequence GTGAAGGCAGAGATCATTTGGAATTCAAAGGCGAAGCTAGGAGAGGGACCTTTTTGGGATGAGAAGCAACATGTTCTTCATTGGGTTGATATTGATGGGTGTAAGTTAAACACCTATTCACCTAATGAAAAAGAAAATACACAGCTTTCATTTGGTCAAAAGGTGACAGCCGTTGTTAAACGAAAAAAAGGCGGATACATATTGGCTATGACAGACGGGCTGTACTTATTTGATGCGGACCGTTTAGAAAAAGTAGCTTCTCCAGAAAAAGTTGTACCGAACCACCGATTCAACGACGGAAAATGTGATCCCGCTGGGCGCTTCTGGGCAGGCACGATGGTCATGGAAGGCTCAGAAAAGGATGCCGCACTTTACAGATTAAATACGGACTATACATGCGATAAAGTGATTGATCATGTCCAGATTTCAAATGGACTAGCATGGGATATGAAGCATAGTCGCATGTATTATATAGACACACCAACCCAACAGATTGTCTCATATCATTACGATGTGGAAAGTGGAGAGATTCACGGGAAAGAAGTGGTTTATACCTTTCCAAAGTCTGAAGGCTCACCAGATGGTATGACGATTGATCAAGACGGGATGCTATGGGTAGCCATGTATAATGGCTGGCAGGTGATCCAAGTAAATCCTTTTACCAAGGAAACCATCCAGTCTGTAGAAGTAGGAGCAAAATGCGTGACCTCGTGTGCTTTTGGAGGAGAAGACTATCAGACCCTCTATATCACAACGGCCTCAAGTGACGACGAAAACGACCCGCATGGTGGCGCTCTGTTCGCGGTTGATACACAGTCAAAAGGCTTTAAACCCGATGAATTTGCAGGCTAA
- a CDS encoding arylamine N-acetyltransferase: MQKLEVMQYLTILGLKEEQPSYTYLEKIVRAHVFCFPFENIGKVINFEQNSFRTHSLPTLAEFIEQFHQYQFGGTCYVLNGMLNQLLNELGFSSYNIHLGKDHLAIMVSLNGEHIFVDCGVAAPIFTPVRIEKNHMYEFTYNQETIHIRHLSKQNYEFARFIKRKLTEDCWTFSTNPTDPLFIEDMVRRSHQPTATYMTELRCQLWKKDCNMRIRNNQLRIYYPDGTTEKREFKTSDEIEQCIHNEFGFRKLPVKRAISILEASGVEIFQQEQSVKNTIEKV, encoded by the coding sequence ATGCAAAAGCTCGAAGTCATGCAGTATTTAACGATTTTAGGATTAAAAGAGGAACAACCTTCTTACACCTATTTGGAGAAAATTGTGCGTGCTCATGTGTTTTGTTTTCCGTTTGAGAACATTGGGAAAGTGATAAATTTTGAACAGAATTCCTTTCGCACACATTCGCTTCCAACATTAGCTGAGTTTATTGAACAATTTCATCAATATCAATTTGGTGGAACCTGTTATGTGTTAAATGGCATGTTAAATCAACTATTAAATGAGCTTGGTTTTTCAAGCTATAACATTCATTTGGGCAAGGATCATTTAGCCATTATGGTCAGTCTGAATGGAGAACATATCTTTGTTGATTGCGGAGTAGCAGCACCTATTTTTACTCCGGTTCGAATTGAAAAAAATCATATGTATGAGTTCACATATAATCAAGAGACGATACACATTCGTCACCTTAGTAAGCAGAATTATGAATTTGCAAGGTTTATTAAACGGAAGCTGACAGAGGATTGTTGGACGTTCTCAACAAATCCGACAGATCCATTATTTATAGAAGACATGGTTAGACGCTCTCACCAACCAACAGCTACCTATATGACAGAGCTTCGGTGTCAGCTTTGGAAGAAGGATTGCAACATGCGTATACGGAATAATCAATTACGTATCTACTACCCAGATGGTACGACCGAGAAGCGAGAATTTAAAACGTCTGATGAGATTGAACAGTGTATTCACAATGAGTTTGGGTTCAGGAAATTGCCAGTGAAACGAGCCATTTCTATTCTAGAGGCATCTGGCGTTGAGATTTTTCAACAAGAGCAGTCTGTTAAAAACACCATTGAAAAAGTTTAA
- a CDS encoding ABC transporter substrate-binding protein, whose product MKKKWMFLTASVLTASLALAACGGASDTGGETTDSEGGGSGDEQIKLRMSWWGSQERHDMTFKIIEMYEKENPNIKIEPEFTGWDGYFERMAAQAAGNNLPDIMQQNFGEYLNLYASQGLLADLNEFKDSGDLDLSKVDDSIVQSGMKDDQLLGIPSGTNALTAVYNAEMLEEAGADLPTDDWTWEDFEEIAYKVHDELDTYGTRSYEAGNIFEYYLREQGFALFNEDGTALGYDDDQILTDYLTRAKQMVDDGVAPGYDVIQQIQGIEDELIVHKNAPFDLRWSNQMKTMSMAADYTFDLNVLPGDNISQGMYLKPAMLWSVSENSEHKEEAVKFINFFTNTKEVFDTIGSDRGVPINNEIREEMRADLDEIETKIYDYIDKVTENSSPIDTNFPAQSSEILTELNTIDERVMYGQITPEEGAAEFRKSAEMILGN is encoded by the coding sequence ATGAAAAAGAAATGGATGTTCTTAACGGCTTCTGTATTAACAGCTTCACTTGCTTTAGCTGCATGTGGAGGGGCTTCAGATACTGGTGGGGAAACGACCGATTCTGAAGGCGGTGGCAGTGGTGATGAGCAAATTAAATTACGTATGTCTTGGTGGGGTTCTCAGGAACGTCATGATATGACATTTAAAATTATTGAGATGTATGAGAAAGAAAATCCAAATATTAAAATTGAGCCGGAATTCACCGGATGGGATGGTTACTTCGAGCGTATGGCTGCTCAAGCTGCAGGAAACAACCTGCCAGATATTATGCAACAGAACTTCGGTGAGTACCTGAACCTTTATGCGAGTCAAGGGTTACTCGCAGATCTAAATGAATTCAAGGATAGCGGGGATCTTGATTTAAGTAAGGTTGATGATTCCATTGTTCAGTCTGGTATGAAAGATGATCAGCTACTAGGCATTCCATCAGGTACAAATGCTCTGACTGCCGTTTACAATGCAGAAATGCTAGAGGAAGCTGGAGCGGACCTACCAACGGATGATTGGACATGGGAGGATTTCGAGGAAATTGCCTACAAGGTTCATGATGAGTTAGATACGTATGGCACGCGTTCGTATGAAGCAGGTAATATTTTTGAGTACTATCTAAGAGAGCAAGGGTTTGCGTTGTTTAATGAAGATGGTACTGCTCTAGGATATGACGATGATCAGATTCTAACAGACTATCTTACAAGAGCTAAACAAATGGTTGATGATGGGGTTGCTCCTGGATACGATGTGATTCAGCAGATTCAAGGGATTGAAGATGAATTAATCGTACACAAAAATGCTCCATTTGACCTTAGATGGTCTAACCAAATGAAAACAATGTCCATGGCAGCAGACTATACATTTGATCTGAATGTATTGCCTGGGGATAACATCTCTCAAGGAATGTACTTAAAGCCAGCTATGCTTTGGTCTGTAAGTGAGAACTCAGAGCACAAAGAAGAGGCAGTGAAATTCATTAACTTCTTTACGAATACAAAAGAAGTATTTGACACAATTGGATCTGACCGCGGTGTACCAATCAACAACGAAATCCGTGAAGAAATGCGAGCAGACCTAGATGAAATTGAAACAAAAATCTATGATTACATCGATAAAGTAACTGAAAACAGTTCACCAATTGATACAAACTTCCCGGCTCAATCTTCTGAGATATTAACGGAGCTAAATACAATTGACGAGCGAGTCATGTATGGACAAATTACACCTGAAGAAGGTGCTGCCGAATTCAGAAAATCAGCTGAAATGATTTTAGGAAATTAA
- a CDS encoding ABC transporter substrate-binding protein: MKKANGLFMVSGVALALILTGCQEKTASEVEDDGVNEVTLRMSWWGSQQRNDLTLEIIEKYEEQNPHVTIKPEFTGWDGYFERMAAQAAGNNLPDIMQQNFGEYLNLYASQGLLTDLSTFIEDGTLDVSQVEDDILQTGEKDGKLLGIPTGTNGLTVAYNKQLLEEAGIALPTNDWTWDDFKEIAEQAHAQLDIYGSGALGTGNTFEYHLRERGYTLFNQEGTALGYNDDQLLVDHFTLSKDLADAGVIPGLDVTNQIQGLEDELIVHKKSPIAFVHSNQILALSNAADYSFDLNVLPGEFNERGMYLKPSMLWSVSENSTQKEEAVKFIDYFVNEQEVYNISGSERGVPINNEIRETMRANLSEVEAKIFDYIEYLTENSSPIDTNFPSEASEIFNALEQVDERVMYGQITPEEGASEFRAEAERILGY; this comes from the coding sequence ATGAAAAAAGCAAACGGTTTGTTCATGGTTTCAGGGGTTGCACTAGCTCTTATTCTTACTGGGTGTCAAGAAAAGACCGCAAGCGAGGTTGAAGATGATGGGGTGAATGAAGTGACACTGCGAATGTCATGGTGGGGATCTCAACAAAGAAATGATTTGACCTTGGAGATCATTGAAAAATATGAGGAGCAAAATCCACATGTGACAATCAAGCCTGAATTTACGGGATGGGACGGATACTTTGAGAGAATGGCCGCACAAGCAGCGGGGAATAACCTACCTGATATCATGCAACAAAATTTCGGTGAATATTTAAATCTGTATGCCAGTCAAGGGTTATTAACCGACCTCTCGACCTTCATTGAGGATGGTACCTTAGACGTTAGTCAAGTGGAGGATGATATTTTACAGACGGGAGAAAAGGATGGCAAGCTGTTAGGCATCCCTACAGGAACAAATGGCTTAACCGTTGCTTATAATAAGCAGCTATTAGAAGAGGCTGGCATTGCTCTCCCAACAAATGATTGGACATGGGACGACTTTAAAGAGATTGCAGAGCAGGCTCACGCCCAACTCGATATCTATGGATCAGGAGCACTCGGGACGGGTAATACATTTGAGTACCACCTAAGGGAGAGAGGATATACCCTCTTTAATCAAGAAGGTACAGCTCTTGGGTACAATGATGATCAATTATTAGTTGATCATTTCACGTTAAGTAAGGATTTAGCAGATGCAGGAGTCATTCCAGGACTGGATGTGACAAATCAAATCCAAGGTCTAGAAGATGAATTGATTGTCCATAAGAAATCTCCAATCGCCTTTGTGCATTCCAATCAAATTCTAGCTCTTTCAAATGCAGCCGATTACTCATTTGATTTGAATGTTTTACCGGGTGAGTTTAATGAGCGTGGTATGTATCTAAAACCGTCGATGCTTTGGTCCGTTAGTGAAAACTCAACGCAGAAGGAAGAAGCCGTGAAATTTATTGATTATTTCGTAAACGAACAAGAAGTGTACAATATTAGTGGATCCGAGCGTGGGGTACCGATCAATAACGAAATTAGAGAAACAATGAGAGCGAATCTAAGTGAGGTGGAAGCGAAGATTTTTGACTACATTGAATACCTTACTGAAAATAGCTCTCCCATTGATACGAATTTCCCTTCTGAAGCCAGTGAAATCTTTAACGCATTAGAACAAGTTGACGAGCGAGTGATGTATGGGCAGATTACTCCCGAAGAGGGTGCGAGTGAATTTAGAGCTGAAGCGGAACGGATTTTAGGTTATTAA
- the ftsW gene encoding putative lipid II flippase FtsW — protein sequence MKYSFIKDHDWLLILTVFALASFGVLMVFSSSYVEGMYMGEGGSGDPYFFLKRQAVWFILATILFIFFMHFNYHVFKKLTPFILLLSFLSLGLVLIGLGSSGGGAQRWLQVGPFRLQPSEFVKLGMVIYLAQVYSQKQVYIHKFIKGVLPPLIVVGFIFILIMLQPDFGTAAAILTVTFFIIFLSGARWTHIIGLGLIGVSLFATLATAAPYRFRRLTTFVDPFADPMNDGLQLIQGYIAFAHGGLTGTGLGGSVQKLLYLPEAHTDFILAIISEELGILGVLFVLACYGVILFKGVLIGMKCKNPFGSLLAFGIVFQLALQVVFNVGAVSGLLPITGITLPLVSNGGSSLLVTMISIAILANVSRHNIRQSRLKEDLDNQVKTA from the coding sequence ATGAAGTATTCATTTATAAAGGATCATGATTGGTTGCTAATCCTGACAGTATTTGCGCTGGCTTCCTTTGGCGTGTTAATGGTTTTTAGCTCAAGCTATGTGGAAGGTATGTACATGGGAGAAGGAGGAAGTGGCGATCCGTACTTTTTCTTAAAACGGCAAGCTGTCTGGTTTATACTCGCTACCATTCTTTTTATCTTTTTTATGCATTTTAATTATCATGTGTTTAAGAAACTAACGCCGTTTATTTTATTGTTATCCTTTCTATCATTAGGTCTTGTATTAATTGGACTGGGAAGTTCAGGTGGGGGAGCGCAGCGTTGGTTACAGGTTGGACCATTTAGACTACAGCCTTCTGAATTTGTTAAATTAGGCATGGTGATTTACCTTGCTCAAGTTTATTCTCAAAAACAAGTGTATATTCATAAATTTATTAAAGGAGTCCTGCCTCCTCTAATTGTAGTTGGTTTCATTTTTATCCTGATCATGCTCCAACCGGATTTTGGAACAGCTGCAGCAATCTTAACAGTTACGTTCTTCATTATCTTTCTTTCTGGTGCAAGATGGACGCATATTATTGGTTTAGGATTAATAGGAGTTTCTTTGTTTGCTACGCTTGCAACCGCAGCACCCTATCGTTTTAGACGACTAACAACCTTTGTTGATCCGTTTGCCGATCCGATGAATGATGGTCTTCAACTCATTCAGGGCTACATAGCATTTGCACATGGGGGATTGACTGGAACTGGTTTAGGGGGAAGTGTACAAAAGTTATTATATCTACCTGAGGCTCACACCGATTTTATTTTAGCGATTATATCAGAAGAACTTGGAATCCTTGGTGTATTGTTTGTTTTGGCGTGTTACGGTGTAATCCTTTTTAAAGGAGTATTAATCGGAATGAAGTGTAAGAATCCATTTGGTAGCTTACTGGCTTTCGGTATTGTATTCCAATTGGCGCTTCAAGTGGTCTTTAATGTGGGGGCGGTGAGTGGATTACTTCCCATTACCGGTATCACATTGCCACTCGTGAGTAACGGTGGATCATCTTTACTTGTAACGATGATATCTATCGCGATTTTAGCGAACGTATCCCGTCATAACATTCGCCAAAGTCGTTTGAAAGAAGATCTTGATAATCAGGTTAAAACAGCCTAG
- a CDS encoding sugar ABC transporter permease: MAQNQTGKETVVPVKPPFKKPFKRPKRLRTGYEELSGYAFISPFIIGLVAFTLYPIVYSLYLSFTNYGMGGEYEWIGLANYERMFTTDDTWRQSLKVTFLYAGTAVPLRLVFALMVAVALNKIVEAVGLYRTMLYLPSVVGGSIGISIMWRQLFGNDGAFNSVLASIGLPTHSWLGDPGTAIWTLVALYGWQFGSSMLIFLAGLRNIPKTFYEASAVDGAKPWQQFFKITIPLLTPVILFNTIMQTIQGFMAFTPSFIVTNGGPMNSTLLYVLYMYRRAFEFFDMGYASAMAWVMLIIIAIFTAVIFKSSDKWVHYND, encoded by the coding sequence ATGGCACAAAACCAGACGGGTAAAGAAACCGTGGTCCCAGTTAAACCGCCCTTTAAAAAGCCGTTTAAACGACCTAAACGATTGCGTACAGGCTATGAAGAGTTGTCAGGCTATGCATTTATTTCGCCTTTTATTATTGGATTAGTAGCGTTTACTCTCTATCCCATTGTTTATTCTCTTTATTTATCCTTCACGAACTATGGAATGGGGGGAGAATATGAATGGATTGGACTAGCAAACTATGAACGGATGTTCACAACTGATGATACGTGGAGACAATCATTAAAAGTGACTTTCTTGTATGCGGGGACTGCTGTTCCTTTGCGTCTAGTATTCGCTCTTATGGTAGCCGTTGCCCTGAATAAAATTGTTGAGGCAGTGGGTCTCTATAGAACAATGCTATACCTTCCTTCTGTGGTTGGGGGAAGTATTGGAATTTCTATTATGTGGAGACAGTTATTTGGTAATGATGGAGCCTTTAACTCTGTATTAGCGTCAATTGGGCTACCAACACATTCTTGGCTTGGTGACCCAGGTACTGCGATATGGACACTTGTCGCATTATATGGGTGGCAGTTTGGTTCATCCATGCTTATCTTCCTTGCAGGGCTTCGAAACATTCCAAAAACGTTTTATGAAGCATCTGCTGTAGATGGTGCAAAGCCTTGGCAACAATTCTTTAAGATCACCATTCCTTTGTTAACGCCAGTGATCCTTTTTAACACGATTATGCAGACTATCCAAGGATTTATGGCATTTACCCCAAGCTTCATTGTCACAAATGGTGGACCGATGAACAGTACACTTCTTTATGTACTGTACATGTACCGTCGTGCCTTTGAATTCTTTGATATGGGTTATGCGTCTGCGATGGCATGGGTCATGTTAATTATCATAGCGATCTTTACTGCTGTAATCTTTAAAAGCTCTGATAAATGGGTTCACTATAACGATTAA
- a CDS encoding carbohydrate ABC transporter permease yields MDTQRKKRIKKIVQHILMIIFTLIMLYPLAWMVMSSFKQSSDVFVDAHSLIPKVWAFENFSEGWQGFGGITFTTFFKNSFVITVISTIGSVISSTFIAYGFARIKFTGKKMWFVLMMLTLMLPYEMVMIPQYVMFSGFGWIDTYLPLILPTFFGVPFFIFLIMQFIRTIPTELDQAAKIDGCNTFSIFFRIIVPLVVPAMMTAAIFSFYWRWDDFMGPLIYLVTPEKYPVSLALKLFSDPSAVTNWGAMFAMTTVSILPVFLIFFIFQRYIVDGISTSGLKS; encoded by the coding sequence ATGGATACACAACGAAAAAAACGTATAAAGAAAATCGTTCAACACATTTTAATGATCATCTTTACTTTAATTATGCTTTATCCTTTGGCCTGGATGGTTATGAGTTCATTTAAACAAAGCTCAGATGTATTTGTGGATGCACATTCACTTATTCCGAAAGTGTGGGCTTTTGAAAACTTTTCTGAGGGTTGGCAAGGGTTTGGTGGGATTACTTTTACCACATTCTTTAAAAACTCATTTGTGATCACTGTTATTTCAACCATTGGAAGTGTGATTTCTTCAACATTTATCGCATACGGTTTTGCTCGTATTAAATTTACAGGTAAAAAAATGTGGTTTGTTCTAATGATGCTTACACTGATGCTTCCTTATGAGATGGTTATGATCCCGCAATACGTCATGTTCTCAGGTTTTGGATGGATTGATACGTACCTGCCACTGATTTTACCGACATTCTTTGGGGTACCATTCTTCATCTTTTTGATCATGCAGTTTATTCGAACCATTCCAACTGAACTGGATCAAGCAGCGAAGATTGATGGATGTAACACGTTCTCTATTTTCTTCCGGATTATTGTCCCACTCGTTGTTCCAGCAATGATGACAGCGGCCATCTTCTCATTTTATTGGAGATGGGATGACTTTATGGGACCGTTAATATATCTAGTGACGCCTGAGAAGTATCCAGTCTCACTTGCTCTTAAGTTGTTCTCTGACCCAAGTGCTGTAACGAACTGGGGCGCAATGTTTGCGATGACAACCGTTAGTATTTTACCAGTCTTTTTAATCTTCTTCATCTTCCAACGCTACATTGTAGATGGTATTAGTACAAGTGGATTAAAATCTTAA
- a CDS encoding polysaccharide biosynthesis protein — MADSNLMRGTKVLTAATLASKILGFIYVVPFSALVGQTGLGLYSYGYTPYTILLSLATLGFPLAVSKFVSKYQSMGDYETGYRLFKSGLLVMSITGLLAFLLLFFMAPVITPLVLPNEQSGVNSYEDITFTIRMVSVALLIVPIMGMIRGYFQGSGQMMPTAVSQVIEQIVRICFILAAAFLIMNVGNGEIGLAVGFATFGAFVGGLAGLAVLLMYLFKSRTTIIGLSQSKHSQKPLPLKAMYKELIWYAVPLSIVGLAIPLFQLIDTMTINGALASIGMGEVSENFVGVLTQSAHKIVLIPMALATALSITLVPTITRAYTEGDQAKLQRLITQTFQLILFITLPAAVGLAVLSDPIFVALFNLEDLAIGGETLQYYGPITLLFSLFSVTAAILQGINRQMLAITALLAGLVLKLSLNHLLLVTMGPNGAILATYIGFIVAIGVTVWGIGKHTSFSFKKIVQRGGVLLIFSLIMAAVVWFITMGLRISFPLENRLNSFILSGVGALSGAIVYAYLTYRSRLAEVVLGERFRRPD; from the coding sequence ATGGCCGATTCGAATTTGATGCGCGGGACAAAAGTCTTAACCGCTGCAACTCTTGCTTCAAAAATTTTAGGCTTTATTTATGTCGTTCCTTTCTCTGCCTTAGTTGGTCAAACAGGGTTAGGGTTATATTCGTATGGCTACACGCCTTATACCATACTACTCAGCTTAGCGACGCTCGGATTTCCACTCGCAGTCTCTAAGTTTGTTTCAAAATATCAATCAATGGGAGATTATGAAACGGGCTATCGCTTGTTTAAATCTGGTTTACTTGTGATGAGCATCACGGGTTTATTAGCCTTTCTGCTCTTATTTTTTATGGCACCTGTCATTACGCCTCTCGTCTTACCCAATGAACAGTCTGGTGTTAATTCGTATGAGGATATTACATTTACGATTCGTATGGTTAGTGTTGCTCTACTCATTGTTCCGATCATGGGAATGATTCGAGGGTATTTTCAAGGGTCCGGGCAAATGATGCCAACAGCCGTGTCTCAAGTGATCGAACAAATTGTGCGAATCTGTTTTATTTTGGCGGCCGCTTTTTTAATCATGAACGTAGGAAACGGTGAAATTGGACTGGCAGTCGGTTTTGCTACCTTTGGTGCGTTTGTCGGAGGTTTGGCAGGGCTAGCTGTTTTACTCATGTATCTTTTTAAAAGTCGTACAACCATCATTGGTCTATCTCAAAGCAAGCATTCTCAAAAGCCGTTGCCTTTAAAAGCAATGTATAAGGAACTCATCTGGTATGCTGTTCCGCTCTCAATCGTTGGTCTGGCCATTCCGTTGTTCCAGTTAATTGATACGATGACCATTAACGGGGCTCTTGCATCTATCGGGATGGGTGAGGTCTCTGAGAATTTTGTAGGAGTTTTAACACAATCAGCACACAAGATTGTGTTAATTCCTATGGCGCTAGCAACAGCGCTGTCGATTACACTGGTACCAACAATAACAAGAGCTTATACAGAAGGGGATCAAGCCAAGCTTCAGAGGCTTATCACTCAAACCTTTCAACTGATTCTGTTTATTACGTTGCCAGCAGCCGTTGGACTAGCTGTACTGTCGGACCCTATCTTTGTGGCATTGTTCAATCTTGAGGATTTGGCTATCGGAGGAGAAACGCTGCAGTACTATGGTCCAATTACGTTGTTGTTCTCCCTTTTCTCTGTTACGGCAGCAATCCTTCAAGGAATCAACCGTCAAATGCTTGCCATTACAGCTCTTTTAGCTGGGTTAGTTCTTAAACTCTCATTAAATCATCTGCTCCTTGTTACCATGGGACCAAATGGAGCGATTTTAGCAACGTACATTGGATTTATTGTAGCTATTGGCGTGACCGTGTGGGGAATAGGGAAGCATACGTCATTTTCTTTTAAGAAGATTGTTCAAAGAGGGGGCGTTCTTCTCATTTTTTCACTCATCATGGCAGCTGTTGTGTGGTTTATTACGATGGGGCTACGTATCAGCTTTCCTTTAGAGAATCGATTAAACAGTTTTATTTTATCTGGAGTGGGCGCATTATCTGGAGCGATTGTTTATGCCTATCTGACATATCGCTCTAGGCTAGCAGAGGTCGTGTTAGGTGAACGGTTTAGGAGACCGGACTAA
- a CDS encoding secondary thiamine-phosphate synthase enzyme YjbQ, with protein sequence MLKKKRLTTKNRDSMVDITREVETVVKESNIKEGQVIIYCPHTTAGITINENADPDVKEDMLMRFHEVYPWEHQKYKHGEGNSAAHLKASTVGSSQTVIVSEGELILGQWQGIYFCEFDGSRARTYYIKVS encoded by the coding sequence ATGTTAAAAAAGAAAAGATTAACAACTAAAAATAGAGATAGTATGGTTGATATTACACGTGAAGTTGAAACGGTAGTAAAAGAATCGAATATAAAAGAAGGACAAGTCATCATTTACTGTCCTCATACAACAGCGGGCATTACCATTAATGAAAATGCAGATCCCGATGTAAAAGAAGATATGCTCATGAGGTTTCATGAAGTATACCCATGGGAGCATCAAAAATATAAACATGGAGAAGGTAATAGTGCTGCTCACCTAAAGGCAAGTACTGTTGGTTCTTCGCAAACCGTTATTGTCTCTGAAGGCGAATTAATTCTTGGACAATGGCAAGGGATTTACTTTTGTGAGTTTGATGGATCAAGAGCTAGAACCTATTATATAAAAGTCAGCTAG
- a CDS encoding YesL family protein — protein MEMNRLFTGIYNLCKWITYFFWLNLFWVGGTLLGGIVLGFMPSTTAVFAIAKRTAAGEEDIPLFRTFVREYRQSFLRSNGVGGILFVISAIWYIDFMFVRQWEGAFHSVMHVALIVIGLALGMLLMYVFPVMVHDAESIKKTLKKALFIGFLHPANMVFLFVSLLSTYYFLIFLPGLIPLVGISFFIHVNMWIAYKGFERINEMHGKHQRKQAGAQASL, from the coding sequence ATGGAAATGAATCGGCTGTTTACTGGAATCTATAATCTCTGTAAGTGGATCACCTATTTCTTTTGGCTCAATTTGTTTTGGGTAGGGGGAACATTGTTAGGTGGGATTGTACTAGGCTTTATGCCTAGTACAACCGCTGTTTTTGCGATAGCAAAACGAACGGCTGCAGGTGAAGAAGATATTCCTTTATTCAGAACATTTGTCCGTGAGTATCGTCAGTCCTTCTTACGTTCAAATGGAGTTGGAGGCATTTTATTTGTTATCTCAGCTATCTGGTACATTGATTTTATGTTTGTTAGACAATGGGAGGGAGCCTTCCATTCGGTTATGCACGTTGCTTTGATCGTGATTGGTCTTGCGCTTGGCATGCTGTTGATGTATGTGTTCCCTGTTATGGTTCACGATGCGGAATCGATTAAGAAAACATTAAAAAAAGCGCTCTTTATCGGTTTTCTGCACCCGGCCAATATGGTGTTTCTATTTGTTAGTCTGTTATCAACCTACTATTTTTTAATTTTCCTTCCTGGTTTGATTCCTTTAGTAGGCATTAGCTTCTTCATCCATGTCAACATGTGGATCGCCTACAAAGGGTTTGAACGCATTAACGAAATGCACGGGAAACACCAAAGAAAGCAAGCTGGTGCGCAGGCATCGTTATAA